The Desulforegula conservatrix Mb1Pa genome includes a window with the following:
- a CDS encoding transposase: MSERQSLSHSTWECKYHVVWIPKYRKKTIYVELRKYLGDVFRDLARQKESAI; the protein is encoded by the coding sequence ATGAGCGAGAGACAAAGCCTAAGCCATAGTACCTGGGAATGCAAGTATCATGTAGTATGGATTCCAAAGTATAGAAAAAAGACTATTTATGTAGAATTGAGGAAATATTTGGGAGATGTATTTCGAGATTTGGCCAGACAAAAAGAAAGTGCAATAT